A portion of the Lolium rigidum isolate FL_2022 chromosome 1, APGP_CSIRO_Lrig_0.1, whole genome shotgun sequence genome contains these proteins:
- the LOC124683221 gene encoding probable receptor-like serine/threonine-protein kinase At5g57670, with the protein MDAIEECNSDGGRHQGSRILVGVPNNSRGCSELLSWAIRVIAKPNDSIVAVHVLGGRGRKNRLQKANAFVIYMLGEFVETCEAKQVNLEAKVICSSSIPRALTREAEFTDAKFLIVGRSKSTYHRNHFEVANYCFMHAPNNCSVIAAGREGLAKSSTRLKSRSFDDSSMSSSSTWSRRFPPLQKLLRSSSTHKQVPQSTGDGNDEDKSSPRAVLDGPEEVEHLQVTEECYSTCSNEVSRRSQNGLWRRLSDMKLWLPFLRSVDDESVKGSDVCSTFTEDQKPVWKCYSYQEISVATDDFHPDSICGRGGYAEVYKGILSDGQCIAVKRLAKGKPSEQKEKEFLSELGIQGHVCHPNTADLLGCCVENGLYLIFEFCTNGTLASALHGKSGKVLEWSLRQKIAVGVARGLQYLHMFCRHRIIHRDIKAANILLGDDFEPQISDFGLAKWLPKQWTHHSVVPIEGTFGYLAPEYFMHGIVDEKTDIFAFGVLLLEIVTGRRPIDCSKLSLLQWAKPLLEAGQATELADPDLGDEYDKDQLKRMVAVASRCILRPAMWRPSMAEVLHFLSTDECLTEPEKWNIPEDEVDDMDDCTLFSECCSP; encoded by the exons ATGGACGCCATTGAGGAGTGCAACAGCGATGGAGGTCGGCACCAAGGCTCCAGGATACTGGTCGGCGTGCCCAACAACTCCCGGGGATGCTCCGAGCTGCTGTCGTGGGCGATCAGGGTCATCGCGAAGCCCAACGATTCCATCGTTGCGGTTCATGTTCTCG gaggaaggggaaggaagAACAGGCTGCAGAAGGCGAACGCCTTCGTGATCTACATGCTTGGGGAGTTTGTGGAGACATGCGAGGCTAAACAG GTCAATTTGGAGGCAAAGGTGATATGCAGCTCAAGCATTCCAAGAGCCCTGACCCGGGAAGCTGAATTTACTGATGCAAAGTTTCTAATTGTTGGAAGATCTAAGAGTACATATCACAG GAATCACTTTGAGGTTGCAAACTACTGCTTCATGCATGCTCCAAACAACTGCTCAGTCATTGCTGCTGGAAGGGAAGGCCTGGCAAAGAGTAGCACTAGGTTGAAGTCTCGGTCATTTGACG ACAGCAGCATGTCCTCAAGTTCAACATGGAGTAGAAGATTTCCACCACTTCAGAAACTACTTAGATCAAGCTCGACACACAAGCAGGTTCCTCAATCCACGGGTGATGGCAACGATGAAGACAAGAGCTCGCCGAGGGCGGTACTCGATGGACCGGAGGAAGTGGAGCACCTGCAAGTCACTGAAGAGTGCTACAGCACATGTAGCAATGAGGTGAGTCGGCGTAGTCAGAATGGCCTCTGGAGGCGGTTATCAGACATGAAGCTCTGGCTTCCATTCCTACGGTCTGTGGATGATGAAAGCGTGAAAGGCAGCGATGTCTGCTCGACGTTTACGGAGGATCAGAAACCTGTCTGGAAGTGTTACAGCTACCAAGAGATttcagtagcaactgatgacttCCATCCAG ATAGCATATGCGGAAGAGGAGGCTATGCGGAAGTATACAAGGGTATACTGTCTGATGGCCAATGCATAGCAGTGAAGAGGCTGGCCAAAGGCAAGCCCAGTGAGCAGAAGGAGAAGGAGTTCCTATCAGAGCTAGGGATCCAAGGGCATGTCTGCCATCCAAACACAGCTGACCTGCTTGGCTGCTGTGTTGAGAATGGACTGTACCTAATCTTCGAGTTCTGCACAAATGGGACGCTCGCATCTGCACTGCACG GGAAGAGTGGGAAGGTCCTTGAGTGGTCTTTGAGGCAAAAGATTGCGGTAGGCGTTGCGAGGGGCTTGCAGTATCTGCACATGTTCTGCAGGCATCGGATCATCCACCGCGACATAAAGGCAGCCAATATACTTCTTGGTGATGACTTTGAACCTCAG ATTTCTGACTTTGGACTGGCAAAGTGGCTTCCCAAACAATGGACTCATCACTCTGTCGTACCCATAGAAGGCACATTTGG GTATTTAGCACCAGAGTACTTCATGCACGGCATCGTCGACGAAAAAACCGATATCTTCGCTTTCGGGGTTCTTCTCCTAGAGATTGTTACCGGAAGGCGGCCCATTGACTGCTCCAAGCTGAGCCTTCTTCAGTGG GCAAAGCCACTTCTGGAGGCTGGGCAAGCAACTGAACTTGCAGATCCTGACCTCGGCGACGAGTACGACAAGGATCAGCTGAAGAGGATGGTCGCAGTCGCGTCACGCTGCATTCTGCGGCCAGCGATGTGGCGTCCGTCCATGGCCGAG GTGCTGCATTTTCTGTCTACTGATGAGTGCCTGACGGAACCTGAGAAATGGAACATTCCAGAGGACGAAGTCGACGACATGGATGACTGCACATTATTTTCTGAATGTTGTTCTCCCTGA
- the LOC124683222 gene encoding zinc finger protein CONSTANS-LIKE 2-like: MGSEGSSTSPNGSGAAACAVCGGTAAVYCPADAAALCAPCDAAIHTANPLSSRHERVPLAAAMVATSGVYDLFAADDEGVSSWPGQGLGQGSPNSSSSSFSNCSGAETSLFHLLSDVDLMATGAAGGSLSDGMPIHGAAAPLWLQPGIAVDASTWSSPLESAVVAAAAAAADRRERVRRYREKRKNRKFQKTIRYASRKAYAEARPRIKGRFVKRAAGSDDDNTSAAAEGAKFWLSFSDDSVVFDGPSYGVVPNF, translated from the coding sequence ATGGGAAGCGAAGGCAGCAGCACGAGCCCGAACGGCAGTGGCGCCGCAGCCTGCGCGGTCtgcggcggcacggcggcggtgtactgtccggcggacgcggcggccctctGCGCACCCTGCGACGCGGCTATCCACACGGCGaaccctctgtcttcccgccacgAGCGCGTGCCGCTTGCGGCCGCCATGGTGGCGACCTCCGGCGTGTACGACCTCTTTGCGGCTGATGATGAAGGGGTGTCGTCCTGGCCGGGGCAGGGGCTGGGGCAGGGCAGCCCCAACAGCAGCTCGTCCAGCTTCAGTAACTGCAGCGGTGCCGAGACGAGCCTTTTTCACCTTCTCTCCGACGTTGACCTCATGGCTACCGGCGCCGCCGGTGGGAGTCTGTCGGATGGCATGCCCATTCACGGGGCCGCCGCACCGTTGTGGCTGCAGCCCGGCATCGCCGTTGATGCCTCTACCTGGTCTTCGCCGTTGGAGTCCGCCgtggtcgcggcggcggcggcagcggcggacaGACGGGAGAGGGTCAGGCGGTACCGCGAGAAGCGCAAGAACCGCAAGTTCCAGAAGACCATCCGGTACGCCTCCCGCAAGGCGTACGCCGAGGCGCGGCCAAGGATCAAGGGCCGCTTCGTCAAGCGCGCCGCCGGCTCAGACGACGACAACACGAGCGCCGCCGCCGAGGGGGCCAAATTCTGGCTCTCCTTCTCCGACGACAGCGTTGTGTTCGACGGCCCGTCCTACGGAGTCGTGCCAAATTTCTAG